A genome region from Chengkuizengella sp. SCS-71B includes the following:
- a CDS encoding HAD family hydrolase, giving the protein MGNYYKNILLVTDMDGTLLNSDNKVSMNNKRALEHFVYEGGLFTVATGRMERSVIPYLDDLPINVPGVLYNGGALYDFQNQKILWNQGLPEDFSLLLEEIIQAFPGIGVEIYMNQNVYFITHNEHTDSHRIKEKLKKNTHSLEQLQGSWQKVMLVWEASLLDQVESFLEQNSRGIDWVRSEPQFLEVLAKNVNKGNGLIKLKKHLDLLNVSTVAFGDHLNDITLLTASDLGIAVDNGHDQLKSIACYSGKHHDEDALAAIIYQKNLIFDLLVMKKNEVKEKNRL; this is encoded by the coding sequence ATGGGAAATTATTATAAAAATATTTTGCTGGTTACAGATATGGACGGAACACTGTTAAACTCAGATAACAAAGTAAGTATGAATAATAAACGAGCATTAGAACACTTCGTATATGAAGGTGGATTATTTACTGTTGCGACAGGTAGGATGGAGAGATCGGTGATCCCATACTTAGATGATTTACCCATTAATGTTCCAGGTGTTTTATATAACGGTGGAGCATTATACGATTTTCAAAATCAAAAAATATTATGGAATCAAGGTTTGCCTGAAGACTTTTCATTATTATTGGAAGAAATAATACAAGCTTTTCCTGGTATTGGTGTAGAAATTTATATGAATCAAAATGTGTATTTCATCACACATAACGAGCACACAGACAGTCACCGTATAAAAGAAAAACTTAAAAAAAATACGCATTCACTTGAACAATTGCAAGGCTCTTGGCAAAAAGTAATGTTGGTTTGGGAGGCTTCATTATTAGATCAAGTAGAGTCTTTTTTGGAACAAAATTCCAGGGGGATAGATTGGGTAAGGTCGGAACCTCAGTTTCTCGAAGTACTAGCTAAAAATGTAAACAAAGGGAATGGGTTAATAAAATTAAAAAAACATCTGGATCTGTTAAATGTATCCACAGTTGCATTTGGAGATCATTTGAATGATATAACTTTGTTAACAGCCTCCGATTTAGGAATAGCTGTAGATAATGGTCATGATCAATTAAAGAGCATTGCTTGTTATAGTGGGAAACATCATGATGAAGATGCACTTGCCGCTATCATTTATCAAAAGAATCTAATATTTGATTTATTGGTGATGAAGAAAAATGAAGTAAAAGAAAAAAACCGCTTATGA
- a CDS encoding NAD(P)H-dependent oxidoreductase: MKSLVIFTHPNHNSLSYAFLQKVLEGIGENSNIMEVQVLDLYEEGFNPLLVFNSEKRRRDMHRDPNMEKYREQILWADQIVFIYPIWWGRPPAMLLGYIDQLFAANFAYKDDGLFPKGLLKGKSVICVSTMKGPANYPLIFLNNAHKVLMKKALLNFVGIKKVKFFEFGNMESPKGKQTEKLNKVYRYFQQV, from the coding sequence ATGAAATCATTAGTCATTTTTACCCATCCAAATCACAACAGTTTATCCTATGCGTTTTTACAAAAAGTACTTGAGGGAATTGGTGAAAACTCAAATATTATGGAAGTGCAAGTATTAGATCTATACGAAGAAGGATTTAATCCATTGCTAGTATTTAATAGTGAAAAAAGAAGAAGGGATATGCACCGTGATCCAAATATGGAAAAGTATAGAGAACAGATTCTTTGGGCAGATCAAATTGTTTTCATATATCCAATCTGGTGGGGAAGGCCTCCTGCAATGCTATTGGGCTATATAGATCAATTGTTTGCAGCGAACTTTGCCTATAAAGATGATGGTCTTTTTCCGAAAGGGCTTTTAAAAGGAAAGTCGGTTATATGCGTATCAACGATGAAAGGACCTGCTAATTATCCGTTGATTTTTTTAAATAATGCTCATAAAGTTTTAATGAAAAAAGCTCTTTTGAATTTTGTAGGAATAAAAAAAGTGAAGTTTTTTGAGTTTGGTAATATGGAAAGTCCAAAAGGGAAACAAACTGAAAAGTTAAATAAAGTGTATCGGTATTTTCAGCAAGTGTAA
- a CDS encoding CbtB domain-containing protein, whose protein sequence is MEYKYEYQNKNSFKNKFKAVFLSLPIQLTVVALLAGIVIYTALFSSYAPVHDALHDLRHGLMFIPCH, encoded by the coding sequence ATGGAATATAAATATGAATATCAGAACAAAAATAGCTTTAAAAATAAATTTAAAGCAGTGTTTCTTTCACTTCCGATTCAACTAACTGTTGTTGCACTTTTGGCGGGGATCGTTATTTATACTGCTTTATTTTCCAGTTATGCACCCGTACATGATGCGCTACATGATTTAAGGCATGGTTTAATGTTTATTCCATGTCACTAA
- a CDS encoding NADP-dependent oxidoreductase produces MKAVVINQYGGRDQLQEMAVPVPKLNDKDVLIEVHASAVNPVDIFTREGYLQENVPHQFPVILGLDVAGIVKEVGASVTKFKVGDEVFSRPDIARNGTYAEYVAVDEDYIAKKPSNLTFEEAASIPLVGITTYQSLVDTAGLKQRDKVLIHAGAGGVGTFAIQFAKSKGAYVATTTSEKNVQLVKQLGADEVINYETTDFSEVLSDYDIVLDTLGGDIQEKSLKVLKDGGTLVALNQPPAENFGKEKNIKASFIFMQPNGEQLKEIGELIEANKIKPIIAEQFSLSEQGIRNAHELSESKRAKGKIVIKIK; encoded by the coding sequence ATGAAAGCAGTCGTTATTAATCAATATGGAGGAAGAGATCAATTACAAGAAATGGCGGTACCAGTTCCAAAGTTAAATGATAAGGATGTATTAATTGAAGTTCATGCGTCAGCCGTAAATCCAGTAGATATTTTTACTAGAGAAGGGTATCTTCAAGAAAATGTTCCACACCAATTCCCAGTTATTCTTGGACTTGATGTTGCAGGTATCGTTAAAGAAGTTGGGGCTTCTGTAACTAAATTTAAAGTGGGTGACGAAGTATTCAGTCGACCAGATATCGCTAGAAATGGAACTTATGCAGAGTATGTAGCAGTTGATGAGGACTATATAGCAAAAAAGCCATCAAACCTTACATTTGAAGAGGCTGCTTCTATTCCTTTGGTAGGCATTACAACCTACCAAAGTTTAGTAGATACAGCTGGTTTAAAACAAAGAGATAAGGTTTTAATTCATGCTGGGGCAGGGGGAGTTGGTACTTTTGCTATTCAATTTGCTAAAAGTAAAGGTGCTTATGTAGCAACTACAACTAGTGAGAAAAATGTTCAATTGGTTAAACAGCTTGGTGCGGATGAAGTGATCAACTATGAGACAACAGATTTTTCTGAAGTATTATCTGATTATGACATTGTACTTGATACATTAGGTGGGGACATACAGGAAAAGAGTTTAAAAGTATTAAAAGATGGTGGGACATTAGTTGCACTTAATCAACCACCTGCAGAAAATTTTGGAAAAGAGAAAAACATCAAAGCAAGTTTTATCTTTATGCAACCAAATGGAGAGCAACTTAAAGAAATTGGAGAGCTTATAGAAGCAAACAAAATTAAACCTATTATTGCAGAACAATTCAGCTTATCAGAACAAGGGATTCGTAATGCACATGAATTAAGTGAGTCAAAACGTGCTAAAGGTAAAATTGTTATTAAAATTAAATAA
- a CDS encoding DoxX family protein — MDIFVVILEAILGLAFLGTGFSKLFGAKAMVEDFRRYSFPKWFLPFTGFVEAVGAVALITGLWLDSLSGLGALLLAVTMFFAVLTHLVRVKDPVSKALPAFMLFVIALIVTISNWSEMMELF; from the coding sequence TTGGATATTTTTGTTGTAATTTTGGAAGCCATTTTAGGTCTTGCTTTTTTAGGTACAGGTTTTTCAAAGTTATTTGGTGCAAAGGCGATGGTAGAGGATTTTAGGCGATATAGTTTCCCAAAATGGTTTTTACCTTTTACAGGCTTTGTTGAAGCTGTAGGTGCTGTAGCGCTCATCACCGGCTTATGGCTTGATTCTTTAAGTGGTTTGGGTGCTTTATTGTTGGCTGTTACGATGTTTTTCGCTGTATTAACACATCTTGTAAGAGTGAAAGATCCCGTCTCAAAGGCATTACCTGCTTTTATGTTATTTGTAATCGCTTTGATTGTGACCATATCCAATTGGTCTGAAATGATGGAATTGTTTTAA
- a CDS encoding MarR family winged helix-turn-helix transcriptional regulator, whose translation MENKALFNKLITFTSSVLRVTNELNRDVRPDIVTQVQYDILDFIYVSKQPITLSEISDCIRISMPNASREIRKLGDLYLIEKKSDVEDRRKQFISLTKEGEMMMKKVYKQIEFNFKNRMEDASAEDLKEIERAVDKLQTKLYF comes from the coding sequence ATGGAAAACAAAGCCCTTTTTAATAAACTAATTACTTTTACAAGCTCGGTTCTACGGGTGACAAACGAACTCAATAGAGACGTGAGGCCTGACATCGTTACACAAGTTCAATATGATATTCTTGATTTTATTTACGTAAGTAAACAACCAATTACGCTTAGCGAAATTAGTGATTGTATACGTATTTCTATGCCAAATGCAAGTAGAGAGATCAGAAAATTAGGGGATCTCTATTTAATTGAAAAAAAATCTGATGTTGAGGACCGTAGAAAGCAGTTCATTTCCCTTACTAAAGAAGGGGAAATGATGATGAAAAAAGTTTATAAGCAGATAGAGTTTAATTTTAAAAATCGAATGGAAGATGCTTCTGCAGAGGATTTAAAAGAGATTGAACGTGCTGTAGATAAACTTCAAACAAAATTATATTTTTGA
- a CDS encoding OFA family MFS transporter yields the protein MKAKNRWLIALSAVAIHLSIGSVYAYSVYKNPLAEQLGWNSTQTALAFTIAIFCLGMSAAFFGRLVEKKGPRFSATVAAILFAAGLIGTGIAVHFESLVGYYVSYGLISGMGLGIGYISPVSTLVKWFPDHRGLATGMAVMGFGAGALICSPIANYLIENVGLSQTFYILGISYFILMLSGASYISKPEEGWMPAGMKEKTEKGTMRLKEDLAQLTANEAVKTKRFWMLWVMMFVNISSGIMLISVASPMAQEKVGMTAVAAASMVGLMGFFNGGGRIGWASASDYLGRTNVYTAFFTIQLIAFLLLPSVSNQILFMILIFTILTIYGGGFASLPAFIGDMFGTKQLGAIHGYLLTSWSMAGVFGPMLVAYIRDTTNSYNATFYVFAVFLTIALITSIYIRKDIQKVRKARQPSLQQNKKLQQRIAH from the coding sequence ATGAAAGCTAAAAATCGTTGGCTCATTGCATTATCCGCTGTTGCAATTCACCTTTCTATTGGTTCGGTGTATGCTTACAGCGTTTATAAAAATCCTCTAGCTGAACAACTGGGATGGAACAGTACACAAACCGCTCTTGCATTTACAATTGCAATTTTTTGTTTAGGAATGTCTGCTGCTTTTTTTGGTAGATTAGTAGAGAAGAAAGGACCACGTTTTTCAGCAACAGTTGCAGCTATTTTATTTGCCGCAGGTTTAATCGGAACAGGAATAGCTGTTCATTTTGAATCATTAGTAGGTTACTATGTATCTTATGGGTTGATCAGTGGTATGGGACTAGGTATTGGTTATATATCACCTGTTTCTACTTTAGTCAAATGGTTTCCAGATCATCGCGGGTTAGCAACTGGGATGGCCGTGATGGGCTTTGGTGCAGGTGCATTAATCTGTAGTCCTATTGCCAATTATCTTATAGAAAATGTGGGTCTCTCACAAACGTTTTACATTTTAGGTATCTCATACTTTATCCTCATGTTGTCAGGAGCATCTTATATTTCTAAACCTGAAGAAGGCTGGATGCCTGCAGGAATGAAGGAAAAAACAGAAAAAGGAACGATGCGACTAAAAGAAGATTTAGCACAGCTTACAGCAAATGAAGCCGTTAAAACAAAAAGATTTTGGATGTTATGGGTCATGATGTTTGTGAATATTTCATCTGGTATAATGCTGATCTCTGTCGCTTCACCCATGGCTCAAGAAAAAGTAGGGATGACAGCTGTTGCAGCAGCAAGTATGGTAGGTCTGATGGGATTTTTTAATGGTGGGGGTCGCATCGGCTGGGCTTCTGCATCTGATTATTTAGGAAGAACAAATGTATATACTGCATTTTTCACCATCCAGCTTATTGCATTCTTATTATTGCCATCTGTTTCTAATCAGATCCTGTTTATGATTCTCATATTTACGATCCTGACGATTTATGGTGGAGGATTTGCTTCCTTACCAGCATTTATTGGGGATATGTTTGGAACAAAACAACTAGGAGCCATTCATGGTTATTTGTTAACCTCTTGGTCAATGGCAGGTGTTTTCGGACCAATGCTTGTGGCTTATATAAGAGATACTACGAACAGCTATAACGCCACTTTTTATGTGTTTGCCGTATTTCTAACCATAGCACTGATCACTTCTATTTACATTCGTAAGGATATTCAAAAAGTAAGGAAAGCCCGACAACCTTCTTTACAGCAAAACAAAAAATTACAACAAAGAATTGCACATTAA
- a CDS encoding NADH:flavin oxidoreductase, with translation MSVLFNSPSIGKLQMKNRFTVAPLTRTSATHEGVVTEKNAKYYARFAKGQFGLIITEGTYTDDQHSQGYFNQPGIINQEQIDGWKKVVDAVHKEGSKIIVQLMHAGAQAVGNRFTEQSIAPSSVLLEGEMAWKKTPKAASIEDLIKIKNNFVKAALNAKEAGFDGVELHGANGYLLDEFLLTYTNKRQDQYGGSVQNRVRYLVEIIQAVREAVGEDFIVGIRLTQNNHIDGYTHKWEEGDAEVIFSSVKDAGVDYIHTFQYEGWKPAFGENSKSLATAAKKYGQVTVIANGNLHELNKASEMVQDKDADFIAIGKLALSNPDLPVKAKNGVQFTPFDAEKFIGSDYTIKEFEYHM, from the coding sequence TTGTCAGTATTATTTAATTCACCATCTATTGGTAAATTACAAATGAAAAACAGATTTACAGTAGCTCCTTTAACCCGTACAAGTGCTACACATGAAGGGGTTGTTACAGAAAAAAATGCGAAATATTATGCAAGATTCGCAAAAGGACAATTTGGGCTTATTATTACGGAGGGTACTTATACAGATGACCAACACAGTCAAGGGTATTTTAATCAACCTGGGATCATCAATCAAGAGCAAATAGACGGGTGGAAAAAGGTTGTAGATGCAGTTCATAAAGAAGGTTCAAAAATTATAGTTCAATTAATGCATGCTGGTGCACAAGCGGTAGGTAATCGTTTTACAGAACAATCCATTGCTCCATCATCTGTACTTTTAGAAGGTGAAATGGCCTGGAAGAAAACGCCTAAAGCAGCCTCTATAGAAGATTTAATAAAAATTAAAAATAATTTTGTGAAAGCTGCTTTAAATGCGAAAGAGGCTGGATTTGATGGAGTTGAACTTCACGGTGCTAACGGATATTTATTAGATGAATTTTTATTAACGTATACAAATAAGCGCCAAGATCAATATGGTGGTTCTGTACAAAATCGAGTGAGGTATTTAGTTGAAATTATTCAAGCAGTACGTGAAGCAGTAGGAGAGGATTTTATAGTGGGTATACGTTTGACCCAGAATAATCATATAGATGGATATACACATAAATGGGAAGAAGGAGATGCTGAAGTGATTTTCTCAAGTGTGAAAGATGCAGGCGTGGACTATATTCATACATTTCAATATGAGGGCTGGAAACCTGCGTTTGGAGAAAATTCCAAATCTCTTGCAACAGCAGCTAAAAAATATGGTCAGGTAACAGTGATTGCAAATGGGAATTTACATGAATTAAATAAAGCATCTGAAATGGTTCAAGACAAGGATGCTGATTTTATTGCTATAGGCAAACTAGCACTGTCAAATCCAGATTTACCAGTGAAAGCAAAAAATGGTGTACAATTCACACCATTTGATGCAGAGAAGTTCATCGGTTCTGATTATACCATTAAAGAGTTTGAATATCATATGTAA
- the lonB gene encoding ATP-dependent protease LonB — MKNVLVNLFSVVMHRLAKKHQVVALEQTISLFLKFYSNHPDKLFAILLRFSEDSRWVLRYLSGRELGRFFTEKPEQVMEIWFRLAKDDNLYVREGTAKGITYASETNIKEVWKKWEAAFSHTSEHVRQTAAMTLIHFLKKYNKEINLIPVLELVKNDTSSKVKVIVEKYIVPLEEVGDNSHKPILDYQTTEELPISSRLIDQVVGQDHAVEAIKIAARQKRSVLLIGEPGTGKSMLGQAITELLPVSSLEDVIVESDNSEKNVPKIKAQPAGMAETYIQQFENEARASLTTFRWMMGFVYVAVLFVAFFYYFTKNEPIFLLIGIVVVGLLYWVSKKMKTNPTVQIPKILVNHTNTKRPPFIDATGLHAGALLGDIRHDPYQSGGLEASSHQLVEPGAIHQAHQGVLYIDEVSTLSTESQQFLLTAFQEKKLPITGRSPGSSGSMIRTEPVPTDFIMVLAGNVPDVDKIHPALRSRIHGYGYEIYTKTTMEDTEYNRYKLAQFIAQEVQKDGKIPHFTKEAVHVIIGRAKEMSPRSNQLTTRFRDLGGLIRAAGDIAVQSEAKLVSMEHVEQALLKVKTLEEQMFLEADKGSLSTPYSQVGMVQTLVNYKGIMEQVVKISISVQPCDVVELKASRLMEIKDRMSLEALLNKLGLHGRYYIQFDSANQIDGSSRTNGTDHSSSIEGIVLAILVNALSIKHNISMPVDFVVCGDVDMMGAITESSYFERKIKAAERLGITKIMAPFSNYSDDVPDSIEMIWINTVKDVEEMMVNHFF; from the coding sequence TTGAAAAATGTTTTAGTAAATCTATTTTCCGTTGTGATGCATCGATTAGCTAAGAAACATCAAGTTGTAGCATTGGAACAGACGATTTCTTTATTTTTAAAATTTTATAGCAATCATCCTGATAAGCTATTTGCGATATTACTTAGGTTTAGTGAGGATTCTCGATGGGTTCTACGTTATTTGTCAGGTAGAGAGTTAGGGAGGTTTTTTACAGAAAAGCCTGAGCAAGTGATGGAGATTTGGTTTAGGCTAGCGAAAGATGATAACCTCTATGTAAGAGAAGGGACAGCGAAGGGGATTACATACGCAAGTGAAACGAATATAAAAGAAGTTTGGAAAAAGTGGGAGGCAGCTTTCTCCCACACCTCTGAACATGTTCGTCAAACGGCAGCTATGACATTGATTCACTTTTTAAAAAAATATAATAAAGAGATCAACCTGATTCCCGTCCTAGAACTTGTAAAAAATGATACCTCATCTAAAGTGAAGGTGATCGTTGAAAAGTATATCGTCCCTCTTGAAGAAGTGGGGGATAATTCACATAAGCCTATACTTGACTATCAAACGACAGAAGAGCTCCCTATATCTTCACGGCTGATAGATCAAGTAGTAGGACAGGATCATGCTGTAGAAGCGATTAAAATTGCAGCTCGTCAGAAGCGTTCGGTGTTATTAATTGGAGAACCTGGAACAGGAAAAAGTATGTTAGGGCAAGCGATTACTGAACTATTACCAGTCTCAAGCTTAGAAGACGTTATAGTGGAAAGTGACAATTCTGAAAAAAACGTCCCTAAGATTAAAGCTCAACCTGCTGGAATGGCAGAAACGTATATTCAACAGTTTGAAAATGAAGCTCGAGCGAGTCTTACTACTTTTCGTTGGATGATGGGTTTTGTTTATGTGGCTGTTTTATTTGTTGCGTTCTTCTACTATTTTACAAAGAATGAACCGATTTTTCTTTTGATTGGGATTGTTGTAGTAGGGTTGTTATATTGGGTTTCTAAAAAAATGAAAACAAATCCTACAGTGCAAATTCCTAAAATTTTGGTTAACCATACAAATACAAAACGGCCTCCTTTCATAGATGCCACTGGACTTCATGCAGGAGCGCTTTTAGGTGATATTCGCCATGATCCTTATCAATCTGGGGGATTGGAAGCCAGTTCACATCAGTTAGTTGAACCAGGTGCCATTCATCAAGCACATCAAGGGGTATTATATATTGATGAAGTATCCACACTGTCCACAGAATCACAGCAGTTTTTACTCACTGCTTTTCAAGAGAAAAAACTACCCATTACAGGACGTTCGCCTGGTTCCAGTGGGAGTATGATACGAACAGAACCGGTACCAACAGATTTTATTATGGTGTTGGCTGGCAATGTTCCCGATGTGGATAAAATTCATCCCGCTTTAAGATCAAGAATTCACGGTTATGGTTATGAGATTTATACTAAGACAACCATGGAAGATACGGAATATAATCGTTATAAACTAGCACAATTCATAGCACAGGAAGTACAAAAAGATGGGAAAATACCTCACTTTACTAAAGAGGCAGTTCATGTGATCATTGGACGAGCCAAAGAGATGTCACCACGTTCGAATCAGTTAACAACAAGGTTTAGAGATTTAGGTGGATTGATTCGTGCAGCTGGGGATATTGCTGTGCAGTCTGAAGCTAAACTAGTAAGTATGGAGCACGTTGAGCAAGCACTATTGAAAGTAAAGACATTGGAAGAGCAAATGTTTTTGGAAGCGGATAAAGGTAGTTTATCAACCCCTTATTCACAAGTGGGGATGGTTCAAACTTTAGTTAATTACAAAGGGATCATGGAACAGGTTGTAAAGATTTCGATAAGTGTCCAACCTTGCGATGTGGTGGAACTTAAAGCTTCTAGGCTGATGGAAATTAAGGATCGAATGAGTTTAGAGGCTTTATTAAATAAGTTGGGTTTGCATGGAAGGTATTATATTCAGTTCGATAGTGCAAACCAGATTGATGGGTCAAGTCGGACGAATGGAACTGACCACTCAAGTTCAATAGAAGGAATAGTTTTGGCTATTCTTGTAAATGCGTTGTCGATTAAACATAATATATCAATGCCTGTGGATTTTGTTGTTTGTGGAGATGTGGATATGATGGGGGCAATTACGGAGAGCTCCTATTTTGAGCGTAAGATAAAAGCGGCGGAGCGTTTAGGCATCACAAAGATCATGGCTCCATTTTCCAATTATTCAGATGATGTTCCAGATAGCATAGAAATGATTTGGATAAATACGGTGAAAGATGTTGAAGAGATGATGGTCAATCATTTCTTTTAG
- a CDS encoding SDR family oxidoreductase, whose translation MKLKTAIVTGASGGIGSATVIDLAKEGLQVIAAMRNLEKGNRLKQELEELELSHLVKFELLDVTDELSIQSFKKKLHNYDSIDVLINNAGTYVAGFAEEVGMNKYREQFETNVFGLIAVTQAVIPFMRKQKGGKIINISSIVGVMAFPSMAAYVASKYAVEGFSESLRLELKPFDIDVVLVEPGAYNTGIVNNMFDMDTGEDSPYLSFKKKQIDDFSNMNLGNPEEVAQKISSIIKLNEPSLRYPVGKGIQEQINAKRETTWLDWEKKLIGNADK comes from the coding sequence ATGAAATTGAAGACAGCAATTGTCACAGGAGCATCAGGTGGTATTGGATCTGCTACAGTGATTGACCTTGCTAAAGAAGGATTACAAGTGATCGCTGCAATGCGTAATCTAGAAAAAGGAAATAGGCTAAAACAGGAATTAGAAGAACTGGAACTTAGCCACTTAGTTAAATTTGAGCTACTAGACGTAACAGATGAATTGTCTATTCAGTCCTTCAAAAAGAAGTTGCATAACTATGATAGCATTGATGTGCTAATTAATAATGCGGGAACTTATGTAGCAGGATTTGCTGAGGAAGTTGGAATGAATAAATATAGAGAACAATTTGAAACAAATGTCTTTGGATTAATTGCAGTAACTCAGGCAGTGATACCTTTTATGAGAAAACAAAAGGGTGGGAAAATCATAAACATCAGTAGTATTGTTGGAGTCATGGCTTTTCCATCTATGGCGGCTTATGTCGCATCAAAATATGCTGTAGAAGGGTTTTCTGAATCCTTGCGTTTAGAATTAAAACCTTTTGATATAGATGTAGTGTTGGTTGAACCAGGAGCATATAATACTGGTATTGTAAACAATATGTTTGATATGGATACAGGTGAAGATTCTCCATACCTAAGTTTTAAGAAAAAGCAAATTGATGATTTTTCAAATATGAACCTTGGTAATCCTGAAGAGGTTGCTCAAAAAATATCTTCTATTATAAAATTAAACGAACCTTCACTTCGTTATCCAGTCGGAAAAGGAATTCAAGAGCAGATTAATGCCAAAAGAGAAACAACATGGCTAGATTGGGAAAAGAAGCTTATAGGGAATGCAGATAAATAA
- a CDS encoding helix-turn-helix domain-containing protein, translated as MKICLCIRDELERNGMKWLLSSNHIPYKHLIEATDSQPCLTLLSQHKVDLLIFELDLFSSEELANLRPLLKQNHTQTVVHTIHKTFDAAYASLLCKAEALFVKPYDTQTWIKTIRQMIKNFKAPSAINKNIIPQHYLAYDLLFLENLEIEHEEEIPRLLAVIELDQNNEIKMSFTHLLSFVKQELSEYQVLIIPVENHLVLFFDETMLTGASNPIITLEQILIRLCYQGKEQGFSISGGIGQPKKNMKSIKQAYHEAKSSLTRRFYFGGNQVFSPMQPYAHKQIDSFLSPKESKKLVEVLESYNHEEIKKWLYKQFTGFPDESGLYPNPETMRIRLTSVLAHIHRFMSKQNIENTLEHKYQDLFQIILFGEVLFDITQKMLTFCYELFDLIHLKQPPVHSLIVNQLQVFIKKNYAKSLTLSDAAKHVNRNSYYISHLFKQETGMSFIEYLQKKRIEEAKKLLEASNLNLSDISVKVGFSDANYFSRVFKKITGDSPRSWMAKRND; from the coding sequence GTGAAAATATGTCTATGTATAAGGGACGAGCTTGAACGAAATGGAATGAAGTGGCTTCTTTCTTCCAACCACATTCCTTATAAACATCTCATTGAAGCAACAGATAGCCAACCATGTTTAACATTATTGTCCCAGCATAAAGTGGATTTACTTATATTTGAACTAGATCTCTTTTCATCTGAAGAATTAGCTAATTTAAGACCCTTATTAAAACAAAATCATACGCAAACGGTCGTTCATACAATTCACAAAACATTTGATGCAGCATATGCATCACTTCTATGTAAAGCAGAGGCCTTATTTGTTAAACCATATGATACACAAACATGGATCAAAACTATACGTCAAATGATCAAAAACTTTAAAGCACCTAGTGCTATAAATAAAAACATAATTCCTCAACATTATTTGGCTTACGATTTATTATTTTTAGAAAATCTAGAAATTGAACACGAAGAGGAGATCCCAAGACTGCTTGCTGTCATTGAATTGGATCAAAATAATGAAATAAAAATGAGCTTTACCCATTTACTATCATTTGTTAAACAAGAATTAAGCGAATATCAAGTATTGATCATTCCAGTTGAAAATCACCTGGTTCTTTTTTTTGATGAAACGATGCTAACAGGAGCATCAAACCCGATCATTACATTAGAGCAAATTCTCATCCGACTTTGTTATCAAGGTAAAGAACAAGGTTTCTCCATCTCTGGAGGAATTGGACAACCTAAGAAAAATATGAAGAGTATAAAACAAGCATATCACGAAGCTAAGAGTAGCCTAACTAGAAGATTCTATTTTGGGGGAAATCAAGTTTTTAGTCCCATGCAACCTTATGCTCATAAACAAATTGACTCCTTTTTATCTCCTAAAGAAAGCAAAAAATTAGTAGAAGTATTAGAAAGCTATAATCATGAAGAAATTAAGAAATGGTTATATAAGCAATTTACTGGTTTTCCTGATGAGAGTGGTTTATATCCAAACCCTGAAACTATGCGAATACGTTTAACAAGTGTGTTAGCCCACATTCATCGATTCATGAGTAAACAAAATATTGAAAATACATTAGAACATAAATATCAAGATTTATTTCAGATCATTTTATTTGGAGAGGTTTTATTTGATATCACACAAAAAATGTTAACTTTTTGTTATGAGCTGTTTGACCTCATTCATCTTAAACAACCTCCCGTTCATTCACTTATTGTGAATCAACTTCAAGTGTTTATTAAAAAGAATTATGCAAAATCACTTACATTGTCTGATGCAGCAAAACATGTGAATCGTAACAGTTATTATATCAGTCATTTGTTTAAACAAGAAACCGGTATGTCTTTCATAGAGTATTTACAAAAAAAACGTATCGAGGAAGCTAAAAAACTACTTGAAGCGTCTAATCTAAATTTAAGTGATATTTCAGTAAAAGTTGGATTTTCAGATGCCAACTATTTTAGCCGAGTTTTTAAAAAAATAACTGGGGATTCTCCTCGCAGCTGGATGGCTAAAAGAAATGATTGA